TTAAAAACATGGAAGAGGATGAGCGGGCCAGGGTCCTGATACAGATGAATGATATTGATAAAATCCCCTATGAAGGGATTATCAACATTGAAAACGACATTCGTGAAAAAGCCCGGCTGGTTCCCCATAAAGCCCATTTTAACAAAGGGGGATCCAAGCAGATTGCTGATATTCTCAGCAAACTGGAACCGGATTTTGAAGAACAATTTGTGAGTCATGTGCAAAATGAAGATCCTGAACTGGCCCGGGATCTGGCGAAATATTACATTCCTTTTGATAGTTTCGACAAACTCCCTGTGGATGTGGTCCGGGAGGCATTGAAAAGCGTGGAGCTGAATGACCTGGCCCTGGCCATGAAAGGAATGAGTGAAGAATTTGTCACCTATATCCTGGGAAATCTGCCACAGAAAACCCAGATTATGCTGGAAGATGAAATAAAAGATGTGGAAGGTCCTCAACCCCGGCGGAAGGTGGAAAGCGCACGGCGTAAATTGATTCAGGCCGTTAAACAGCTGGCCGCCGAGGGGAAATTTGATATTGAGGATTTTCTCGATACGGATATGGTGGAATAAAAGCAAACGGTCTGATACATTGAGATTTATTGCCGGACGGGATGTGTCCTGTCCGGCATTTTTTCGCAAGCATGTAATAAGGAGATGAACATGTCCCGCTTTGAAGAGATTATTGAATTTGCTATTGACCAGGAAAAGAAAGCTGCCCGCCGGTATGAACGTCTTGCAGATCTTGTAAAAAATCCCCATACCCGGGAAATGCTCCTCCGGATGAAAGCAATGGAAGAAGAGCACCGGGAAAAACTGGAAAACCTGGATATCAGCGAATTTTTAAATCACACGAACGGCCCCATTCAGGATCTCCATCTGAGTGATGAAAAGGATATTCAATCCAAATTAAAAGATTTAACACCGGAAGATATTCTGGTGATGGCGGCTGATTTTGAGAACGATGCCCACGAACTGTATCTGGTTTTGGCAGACCAGGCTCCTGTTGGCTCGGCAACCCGGGATCTTTTTTTGAAGCTTGCTGAAGAAGAAGCCCGGCATAAATACGATATTGAATCACAATTAGAATCCGGAGTCTAAGCTGCCATGAAGTCCATTCGCCGCTTTTTCAGAATTGTCAGTATCCTCCTTTTATTTCTTATTTCGATCATTCTTTTAGGTATACTCAAAGGGGTAATCAGGCTTTTCAGCCGGACAAAAGGGGATCAGATGATTTTTTATATCATCAAACCCTTTTGTACCCTGATCCGATGGATCTGTGGTGTCCGGATTCAGGTTGAAGGCTTGGAAAATATTCCCTCACGAAATGGTTATCTGGTTGTGGGCAATCATTACAGCTATGTGGAAGTGGTAAGCACGATGTCTGTCGTCCCGGCCGTTCCTGTTTCCAAATCGGAAATCCGCAGTTGGCCTGTTTTTGGTCATGCCGCCCGGATCGGGGGAACTGTGTTTGTAGACAGGGAAAAAGGTGGTTTATCCGGAACCTATATTGAAGTTCTTATGAAAACACTCACAAAAGGCATCAATATCATCTTTTTTCCGGAAGGCACGACTACAGACGGTACCTACCTGAAACGCTTTAAATCCGCCTTGTTTGTCCCCGCCAACCGGCTGAAAGTACCGGTGCTGCCGGTTGTAAGTACAGTAACTGCTATCAATGGAAAACCGGTTCCCCCGGACCATAGAGATCTGATTGCCTGGTACGGAGGTGCCTCATTTGTTCCCCATGCCATGCGCCTGCTTGCTTTCCGTCGCATTGACATGAAATTTAAAATCTGTGAACCCCTCATCCCCGATTATGACGACTCCTCGATAGATGAAAGACGAAAATTTGCCAAACAGGTCCAAAGCCGGATGGATGCAGCGCTTCGGGAAATTGCCCCTGATTATCAGGGTATCCGGGACGAGTAAACAGTCGATTTAAGAATAAAAAGTTATTACATTTCTTTAACAACAAAAGACAGGACTCTCCATGAATCTCGTGCTTATGCGTCATGGACTTGCCGAACCCCGTGAAAGGCACCATGATAGCGATTCAGACAGGAATTTAACGGAAGAAGGGCGCCGGAAACTCTTGCAGTTTATCCCCCTGATTCATCCCTGGTTTCCCAAACCAGACGTCGTGTTTACCAGCCCGGCTATGCGGACCTGTCAAACAGCAGCGATTCTGTGTGATATCTTCCATGTAAGCGAGGATGTGATTCAAACCAATCCTTTGGTTCTGGATGGCTCTGCAGGGGAAATCATTTCATGGCTGGCCGGGATGGTTCTGCCCTCCTGTTTATGGATTGTGGGACATCAGCCAACCCTGGGCCAGCTTTTAAGCGTTCTGATCGGCCTGGATGTTTTCCAGGGATTCCACATGAGTCCAGGTGATTGTGCCCTGGTTTCTTTTCAGGATACACCGGATATCCATAAAGGACATTTGCTCAGCTATGCATCTCCCCGGTTGTTGGACACGCTTATAACACAGGGAGGTTAGATGATTCACGGGCTCAAAGTTTTTTTTTCCAATTCACTTCAGTCAGCCTACAACTGTGTGGATGCCATCAACCGTGGTGAAACAGATGTACACCAGACGGAAACCCTGACCGAATCCATCCGGAGAAGCATGGTCTCGGCTCACCTTTTAGGTGTTGCAACCGGTCACAAAGATTTATCCCGGGAGATTGGGGTTTTACAAAGAATTTTGAATATCTGTCAGGTATACAGTTTCCATCAGGATCGGATTCTCTATTTTGAGGCATCGGCCTATCAAAACCGGAAAGGAGCCCTTCGTGGAGCCCTTTATGTAGAAACACTTCAACGGCAGGATTTTGAAAGCCGGCGGAAAAAACTACCCTTCCAATTGGAAAAAAGTTTCCATCCTGAACGGAAAGCAGACTTTTTACATAAAATTGAACGGCTTCCGGAAAAGATAATCCATACTGATGATTTGCACAAAACAGCCCTGGACTATCTGATTCCCCTGGTATTGATCAAAACAGTGGATTTTGACAAACTGACCATGAAACTCCCCTGGGAACTGCTACCTGATTTTCAGGCTCTTCATGCCTTTTTACTGGCCATGGGACAAGGGGATGCCTTTTGGAAAAAAGAGGTAGAGACGATTCATAAAATAATCAAAGGGATCCGGTCTGTTCTGTGCCTGGATGAAAATTTCAGTACCACAAAACGGGTTTTGTTGGAAGAACGTGAAAAAACAATCCAATTGCTGAAAGGCAACATTTTTGCCCAGTATGAAATGCTGGATCAGTGGGATGAGGTGTTGCGTATGCTGGCAACCCGGAATGATAAAGGATTGATTAAATTTCTTACCCAGCTGATTCGGGAGCGAAAGGAAGCCGTTGATGATTTGCAGAGCTTACAGAAGGCCTGTGAAGAGAAGAGGCTGTGGAAGAATTATTATAAAAAAATTGAAAACTTGTTCGTAACATCTGATGCAGTTTGATAACTAAAAGGGAAAACCATGAAGTATTGTGCAAAAATATCCCTCCTGTTTCTGCTTTTGACCGGCACCCTGGCGGCCCAGTTCGTCCCGGCACCGGTTCAGCTCATCAATACCCCAACTGTTGCAACACTGGCACGGGGATCTTACCTGACAGACTTGCGTTTTACCACCAATGGCGGGGTTCTTATCGGTGCAACCGTGGGACTGACAGACCGCTTTACCATGGGGGTAACCTATGGAGGATCCAATATTATCGGCAATGAGGCCATTACCTGGAATCCCCAGCCCGGTGTGAGTGTCAAATACCGCCTGATTGATGAAGGAATGAAAAAACCAGGTGTATCGGTGGGATTTTCCTCCCAGGGCTATGGAGCCTATACAGACGGGAATTATGAAATTCCATCCCCCGGCTTTTATTCAGTCCTCAGTAAGAACTGGCATTTTATAGGCAATACCAGCCTCCATGCCGGAGCGAATTATTCCCTTGAACAACCGGACAGCACCTATATGCCTTCTTTCTTTGCCGGCGCTGCCATTGAACTGAACCCCCAGTTCTCCCTTATGATTGAATACGATGCCGCCCTGAACTATGAAAAATTTTCAGATTTAAAAAAATTCAAAATTTCCGGTGGATATGGTTTTCTGAATGCAGGACTTCGCGTCGGTATTACCGAAAATCTCTACCTGGAAGTGGATCTGAACAATCTTATCTGGGGTGAAAATGTAGAATCCTTTAACCGTGAAATTAAACTCATGTATTTTGATATCTTCTGATATGAAAATGCCCATGCTTTCCTCTGAAGCACTTTCCTCTAAATCCAAAGAAGAACTGATTGATACTATCAGGACACTTCAGGACCGGGTTCATGTATTTGTCTCGGTGGGGACATCTCTCAGCACGGAAAAAGACCAGGATATCCTCCTGGAAAATATTGTGACCTATGCAAAGAAAATAACCGGTGCTGATGCCGCGACGCTCTATATGATGTCGGAGGATGAGAAAAAACTCCATTTCAGTATTGTCCATACGGATTCCATGAAAATCCGGATGGGGGGGACCTCAGGAAAACCCATCGACTGGTATCCGGTGAAATTGTATAACGAGGATGGGTCACCTTATCTGGAAATGGTTGCGG
This window of the Candidatus Neomarinimicrobiota bacterium genome carries:
- the fliG gene encoding flagellar motor switch protein FliG, giving the protein MSDPQKLSNLDRAAIIYKMLGDNLSVSLFRHLSQAQLNKLRRHAETLAKVPFDLKRKVLEEYYFQLMSEKIRAVSDGDQKVLFDFLKPMSSDQIKYLLEPESELVKALVLSQLSIEVQVDVIKNMEEDERARVLIQMNDIDKIPYEGIINIENDIREKARLVPHKAHFNKGGSKQIADILSKLEPDFEEQFVSHVQNEDPELARDLAKYYIPFDSFDKLPVDVVREALKSVELNDLALAMKGMSEEFVTYILGNLPQKTQIMLEDEIKDVEGPQPRRKVESARRKLIQAVKQLAAEGKFDIEDFLDTDMVE
- the sixA gene encoding phosphohistidine phosphatase SixA, with protein sequence MNLVLMRHGLAEPRERHHDSDSDRNLTEEGRRKLLQFIPLIHPWFPKPDVVFTSPAMRTCQTAAILCDIFHVSEDVIQTNPLVLDGSAGEIISWLAGMVLPSCLWIVGHQPTLGQLLSVLIGLDVFQGFHMSPGDCALVSFQDTPDIHKGHLLSYASPRLLDTLITQGG